A window of the Cryptosporidium parvum Iowa II chromosome 7, whole genome shotgun sequence genome harbors these coding sequences:
- a CDS encoding serine/threonine rich low complexity protein: MKIPTTTTTTTRTTTTTRTTTTTRTTTTTRTTASTKTTTSTKTTSEYFSSNEKEIDLKNNSMEQVLDEDFSESKDKHSGQSNINLGLNSPDGHGDKIFSVLSHNGTVFNINSKNCPNLNFHNENSGITNGSKGLINFTIKRNDFRNIPMLVSNLFGTTNLKKQMLLWLNDNEVSLFDNDSTISSISQIPEEWSNSTKINLSLYWDESSSYLFDNTHSKIILFAGNYKNGTNNGDKISVNDAMKINNEMLALSKSNNVCSISEAMNVCKSNVVLIPYYGGLTKGNYLRFGFNVPRTDLLPISISFFDSNDAKSLFVLNPDGSGILKNISTKFEIKFELGLINGSWLGGDIFILDRKHALEAVSYSIACVFYTKTCFEKNEAHCLKPFNRAENKMTFGSEKDLATTLQSSNSEYYLFLTWNNCILGYIPINTNKINKISLEAGENSISTIGYWSIIDGFSSSLIKHAPIKENGHLNNQENQNIQNEIMKPLNSTNPESGGNNLTQNQNTKPHPVVRPHPTEKPSNGEHQESGSEQAPITSPENESSSNHPSVTVPDTGSSSNHPSVTVPETGSSSNHPSVTIPDTGSSSNHPSVTIPETESSSNHPSVTIPETGSSSNHPSVTIPDTGSSSNHPSVTVPETGSDSDHAPVTIPETGSSSNHPSVTIPETGSSSNHPSVTKPETDSGSDHPATIPETGSSSNHPSVTVPETGSGSDHAPVTIPETGSGSDHAPVTIPETGSSSNHPSVTVPETESSSNHPSVTIPETGSSSNHPSVTVPETGSSSNHPSVTVPETESSSNHPSVTIPETGSDSDHAPVTIPETGSGSDHAPVTIPETGSSSNHPSATIPETGSSSDHTPATSPEEGLDSERLPITSTEQNSKPATYPNQENENHNNQEGNSSFNTLNLPNQPNLSSKLADVESYGEKDKMVDGEQVITKNDIIEDTSKEIRNKM, from the coding sequence ATGAAAATCcctactactactactactactacaagaactactactactacaagaactactactactacaagaactactactactacaaGAACTACTGCTAGTACGAAAACTACTACTAGTACGAAAACTACTAgtgaatatttttcatcaaatgagaaagaaatagatttaaaaaataattccatGGAACAAGTTTTAGATGAAGATTTCTCCGAATCCAAAGATAAACATTCAGGCCAATcgaatattaatttgggCCTTAATTCCCCAGATGGGCATGGTGATAAAATCTTTTCAGTTTTATCTCACAATGGTACtgtatttaatataaacaGTAAAAATTGCccaaatttaaattttcataatgaaaattctgGAATAACTAATGGTTCTAAAGGGTTAATCAATTTTACTATTAAGAGGAACGATTTTAGGAATATTCCAATGCTCGTTTCTAACTTATTTGGCACAACAAACTTGAAAAAACAAATGCTTCTTTGGTTGAATGACAATGAAGTAAGTTTATTTGACAACGATTCTACAATATCTAGCATTTCTCAAATACCCGAAGAATGGTcaaattcaacaaaaataaaCCTTTCATTATACTGGGATGAAAGTTCcagttatttatttgataatacCCACTcgaaaattattctttttgcTGGGAATTATAAGAATGGTACAAATAATGGCGACAAAATATCAGTCAATGATGCGATGAAAATTAACAATGAAATGCTAGCACTTtctaaatcaaataatgttTGCAGTATTTCTGAAGCAATGAATGTGTGCAAATCGAATGTTGTTTTAATTCCGTATTATGGCGGTCTAACTAAGggaaattatttaagaTTTGGATTTAATGTTCCAAGAACTGATCTTTTACCTATTTCAATTAGTTTCTTTGATTCAAACGATGCAAAGtcattatttgttttaaatCCAGATGGATCCGGAATTTTGAAAAACATTTCTACTAAATTcgaaattaaatttgagcTTGGCTTGATAAATGGTAGTTGGCTCGGAGGTGATATTTTTATCCTTGATAGGAAACACGCTCTTGAAGCTGTAAGTTATTCAATCGCTTGTGTTTTCTATACAAAAACATGttttgaaaagaatgaagCACATTGTCTTAAACCCTTTAATCGCGCTGAGAATAAAATGACTTTTGGTTCTGAGAAAGACTTAGCGACAACTCTCCAATCTTCTAATTCTGAATATTATCTTTTCCTTACATGGAATAACTGCATTCTTGGATATATTCCAATTAACACAAATAAAATCAACAAAATTTCTCTTGAAGCCGGAGAAAACTCAATCTCCACAATTGGATATTGGAGTATTATCGATggattttcttcttctttaattaaacaTGCGCctataaaagaaaatggcCACTTGaataatcaagaaaatcaaaatattcaaaatgaaataatgaaGCCACTAAACTCAACAAATCCAGAATCAGGTGGGAATAACTTAACTCAGAACCAAAACACAAAGCCTCATCCAGTTGTTAGACCGCATCCTACAGAAAAGCCCTCAAATGGTGAACATCAAGAATCTGGTTCAGAGCAAGCCCCTATTACCTCACCAGAAAACGAATCAAGTTCAAATCATCCTTCTGTGACAGTTCCAGATACTGGATCAAGTTCAAACCATCCTTCTGTGACAGTTCCAGAGACTGGATCAAGTTCAAATCATCCTTCTGTGACAATTCCAGATACTGGATCAAGTTCAAATCATCCTTCTGTGACAATTCCAGAGACTGAATCAAGTTCAAATCATCCTTCTGTTACTATTCCAGAGACTGGATCAAGTTCAAATCATCCTTCTGTGACAATTCCAGATACTGGATCAAGTTCAAATCATCCTTCTGTGACAGTTCCAGAGACTGGATCAGACTCAGATCACGCACCTGTGACAATTCCAGAGACTGGATCAAGTTCAAATCATCCTTCTGTTACTATTCCAGAGACTGGATCAAGTTCAAACCATCCTTCTGTTACTAAACCAGAGACTGATTCGGGTTCAGATCATCCTGCCACTATTCCAGAGACTGGATCAAGTTCAAATCATCCTTCTGTGACAGTTCCAGAGACTGGATCAGGCTCAGATCACGCACCTGTGACGATTCCAGAGACCGGGTCAGGCTCAGATCACGCGCCTGTTACTATTCCAGAGACTGGATCAAGTTCAAATCATCCTTCTGTGACAGTTCCAGAGACTGAATCAAGTTCAAATCATCCTTCTGTTACTATTCCAGAGACTGGATCAAGTTCAAATCATCCTTCTGTGACAGTTCCAGAGACTGGATCAAGTTCAAATCATCCTTCTGTGACAGTTCCAGAGACTGAATCAAGTTCAAATCATCCTTCTGTTACTATTCCAGAGACTGGATCAGACTCAGATCACGCACCTGTGACGATTCCAGAGACCGGGTCAGGCTCAGATCACGCGCCTGTGACAATTCCAGAGACTGGATCAAGTTCAAATCATCCTTCTGCTACTATACCAGAAACAGGATCCAGCTCAGATCACACTCCTGCTACTTCTCCAGAAGAAGGATTGGACTCAGAACGCTTACCAATCACTTCTACAGAACAAAACTCAAAGCCAGCTACATATCCTAAccaagaaaatgaaaatcaTAATAATCAGGAAGGTAATTCGAGTTTTAATACACTAAATCTTCCAAATCAACCCAATCTTTCCAGCAAGCTGGCAGATGTGGAAAGTTATGGGGAAAAGGATAAAATGGTTGATGGTGAGCAAGTAATCACTAAAAATGACATTATTGAAGATACTTCGAAAGAAATTAGAAACAAAATGTAA